In Streptomyces camelliae, the sequence TCGACCGTGCAGTGGCGGAGGGGCCGCGTTGACACAGAACCTGGCGCGTACTGTTTTCCTGCTCGCCCACACCGGGCGGCCCGCGGCGATCCGCAGTGCGGAACTCGTCGTCAAGGGGCTGCTCCGGCATGGCATCGGGGTGCGGGTGCTGGAGGAGGAGGCGCGCGACCTGCCGCTGCCCGAGGAGGTGGGGCTGGTCAAGGAGGCGACGCCGGACTGCCTCGACGGGTGCGAGCTGCTGATCGTCCTCGGCGGCGACGGAACGCTGCTGCGGGGTGCCGAGTTCGCCCGGGCGTCCGGGGTGCCGATGCTCGGCGTCAACCTCGGACGGGTGGGATTCCTCGCGGAGGCCGAGCGCGACGACCTCGATCGGGTGGTCGACCGGGTGGTGGCGCGGTCGTACGAGGTCGAGGAGCGGATGACCGTCGACGTCGTGGTGCACCGCAACGGGGACATCGTGCACACCGACTGGGCGCTGAACGAGGCGGCCGTGCAGAAGGCCGGCGCCGAGAAGCTGCTGGAAGTCGTGCTGGAGATCGACGGGCGCCCGGTGACGGGGTTCGGCTGCGACGGTGTCGTGCTGTCCACGCCGACCGGGTCCACGGCGTACGCCTTCTCCGCCGGCGGGCCGGTGGTGTGGCCCGAGGTGGAGGCGCTGCTGATGGTGCCGATCAGCGCGCACGCGCTGTTCGCCAAGCCGCTGGTGACCTCGCCGGACTCCGTGCTGGCCGTGGAGGTCCTGCCGCACATCCCGCCGGGGGTGCTGTGGTGCGACGGGCGGCGGACCGTGGAGCTGCCGCCCGGGGCGCGGGTGGAGGTGCGGCGGGGGGCGGTGCCGGTGCGGCTGGCCCGGCTGCACCACTCGTCGTTCACGGACCGGTTGGTGGCGAAATTCGCGTTGCCGACGACTGGATGGCGGGGGGCGCCTCACCACTCGACGGAGTGAGACAGGCAGCCTGTGTGCACTCCCCGCCCCGGACCTCGTATGGTCTGTTCCGTGTTGGAGGAGATGCGGATACGGTCGCTCGGGGTCATCGACGACGCCGTCGTCGAGCTGTCGCCCGGGTTCACCGCCGTCACCGGTGAGACGGGTGCGGGCAAGACCATGGTGGTCACCAGCCTGGGGCTGCTGCTCGGCGGTCGGGCGGATCCGGCGCTCGTGCGGATCGGGGCCGGGAAGGCGGTCGTGGAGGGGCGGATCACCGTCCCCTCGGGCGCGCCGGTCGTCGTACGGGCCGAGGAGGCCGGCGCCGAGCTCGACGACGGGGCGCTGCTGATCAGCCGTACCGTTTCCGCCGAGGGCCGCTCGCGGGCGCACGTCGGCGGGCGCAGCGTGCCCGTGGGGCTGCTCGCCGAGCTGGCCGACGAGCTGGTGGCCGTGCACGGGCAGACCGATCAGCAGGGGCTGCTGAAGCTGTCCCGGCAGCGGCAGGCGCTGGACCGGTACGCGGGGGACGCCGTCGCCGTACCGCTGGCGAAGTATGCCGAGGCCTACCGGCGGCTGCGGGCCGTTGCCGCCGAGCTGGAGGAGATCACCACGCGCGCGCGTGAGCGGGCGCAGGAAGCCGACATGCTGCGCTACGGCCTCGACGAGATCGCCGGCGTCGAGCCGCGGGCCGGGGAGGACGTGGAGCTGGCCGAGGAGGCCGAGCGGCTGGGGCACGCCGAGGCGCTGTCGTCCGCCGCGACGGCCGCGCACGCCGCTCTCGCGGGCAATCCCGAGGACCCCGAGGGAATCGACGCCTCGACCCTCGTCGCGGGCGCGCACCGGGCCCTGGAGGCCGTACGCGCGCACGATCCCGCGCTGGCCGCGCTGGCCGACCGGATCGGGGAGATCGGGATCCTGCTCGGGGACGTCGCCGGTGAGCTCGCGGGGTACGCCGACGATCTCGACGCCGACCCGCTGCGGCTGGCGGCCGTGGAGGAGCGCCGGGCGGCTCTCAACGCCCTCACGCGCAAGTACGGCGACGACATCGACGCCGTGCTGGCGTGGGCCGAGCGGAGCGCCGCGCGGCTGACCGAGCTGGACGGCGACGACGAGCGGATCGGGGAGCTGGCCGCCGAGCGGGACGCGCTCCGTACCGAACTGGGCGGTCTCGCACAGGCGCTGACGGACGCGCGGACGGAGGCGGCCCAGCGCTTCGCCGCCGCGGTGACCGCCGAGCTGGCCTCGCTGGCGATGCCCCACGCGCGCGTGTCCTTCGACATCCGGCAGACCGAGGACCCCGACGGCGTCGAGGTCGGCGGCCGGCCGGTCGCCTACGGGCCGTCGGGCGCGGACGAGGTCGAGCTGCTCCTCGCCCCGCACCCGGGTGCCCCGCCGCGGCCCATCGCCAAGGGCGCCTCCGGTGGTGAGCTGTCCCGCGTGATGCTGGCGGTGGAGGTCGTCTTCGCGGGCACCGACCCGGTGCCGACGTACCTCTTCGACGAGGTCGACGCCGGTGTCGGCGGCAAGGCCGCGGTCGAGATCGGGCGGCGGCTGGCGAAGCTCGCCAAGTCCGCGCAGGTCGTCGTCGTCACCCACCTGCCCCAGGTCGCCGCGTTCGCCGACCGGCAGCTGCTGGTCGAGAAGACCAACGACGGGTCCGTCACCCGGTCCGGCGTGAAGGTCCTGGAGGGCGAGGAACGGATCCGGGAACTGTCCCGCATGCTGGCCGGCCAGGAGGACTCCGAGACGGCCCGCGCCCACGCCGAGGAACTGCTGGCGACGGCACGGGCGGATCTCTGACGGGATTTAGGGTGGCGGGATGACCGGCACCCGAAAGTCCCGCTCCTTCCTGCTGTCCGCCGCGCTCACCCGGGCCGGATTCGCGTTCCTGCGCACCGGCCTGCCCGGGAGAGCTGCGCGTTGGGAGCGGAAGAACTACGCCGGGCGGACGGTCGACCTGTATGCCGGGCCCGCCTCGGCGCTGGGTACGGCCGTCGCCGCCGCGCGGGTGCATCCCGGGGCCGGGCTCGCCGTGCTGGCCGCCGGGGTGTGCGGGGCGTACGACGATGTCGCGGGGGACCATCGGCGTGGGTTCCGGGCGCACCTGAAGGCCCTTCGGGACGGCGAAGTCACCAGCGGTGCCGTCAAGTTGTTCGGGATATCGGCCGCCGGGCTCGTCGCGGGCGCGCTGCTGAAGGAACGGCCGCTGGACAAGGTGCTCGCCGGGATCGTGATCGCGGGGACCGCCCACTTCGTCAACCTGGTCGATGTACGGCCGGGGCGGGCGCTCGGCGCGGTGCTGGCGCTCGGGGCGCCGGGGCTGCTGCGCGAGGGTCCGGGCGGTGAGCTGGCCGCCGTCGCGATGGGCGGCGCTGCGGCCGTGCTGCCCGACGACCTCGGCGAGCGCGCCATGATCGGGGACACGGGGGCGCACGCCCTCGGTGCCGCGCTGGGGGCGGCCGTCGTGGCGGGCAACCGGCGCGCGGGGCTGCTCGCGCACGCCGTCGCGGTCGTGGCCGCAGCCGTGCACGGGGACCGGGTGAGCGCTTGGGCGCGGGCGCTGTGAGCGTCTGACCTCCCCGTATGCGCTCGCACGGGGCTCGGCCGCGCCGGGGTTTCCTTCACCCTTGTGGGTGACGTGCTCCGGCGTATTGCCCCCGGCCCACCGCGCTGTGCGCCCGCCGGATTTCCCGTAACGGCCGTTCCGCCTGGCATGCTTGAGGGCACCCGGTCCGTGCGGGAGGGGTGCGGGGTACGTCCTTCCACCCCCCTGAGCCCGCTACCTTCTGTACGTTTCCTCGTGACCGCCCACGTCGAACCAGGAGCCCCGGCCCCGTGAGCCCCCTGAGCAGCAACGCGCCGCACGGCCAGTCGCCGTTGCGCACCGTGCAGGTGCTGGGCGGAGGCAACGCCGGCAGCAGCGCGCACGTGCGCTCCCTGGCCGAGGGGCTGGTCGCGCGGGGCGTGCGGGTCACGGTGTGCGCCCCCGTCGAGGCCGACCGCGTCTACGACTTCACCGGCGCCGGAGCCGAGCACGTGCACGTGCCGCGCAGCAGCGACCCCGTCTCGGTGGCCGCGCTCCGGGCCGCCTGCGCGGGCGCCGACCTGGTGCACGCGCACGGGCTGCACGCCTCCTTCCGGTCGGTGCTCGCGCTCAGCGGCCGGCGCACCCCGCTGGTGGTCACCTGGCACGACCGGGCCCGCGCGGAGGGCCCGCGGGCGCACATGCTGCGGCTGCTGGAACGGCGCGTGGTGCGCACCGCGGCCGTCGTCCTCGGCACCAGCTCCGACCTGGTGGACCGGGCCCGGCGGACGGGGGCGCGGGACGCCCGGCTGGCCGCCGCCGGCCTGCCCGGACCGCGCACGCCCGCCGACCGCGACGACCCCGACCGGCTGCGCGCCAAGATCCGGGCCGAACTCGGTGCCACCGGACGCCCGTTGCTCATCGCGGTCGGCTCCCTCGACCGGCACCGCGGCTACGACGTCCTGCTCGACGCCGCCCGCGCCTGGCGGCAGCTGGATCCCGTCCCGCAGGTCGTGATCGCGGGGGAGGGGCCGCTGCGCCCGCAGCTGGCGCGGCGGATCGAGGACGAGGAGCTTCCGGTGCGGCTCATCGGCCGCCGCGAGGACGTGCCCGAACTGCTCGCCGCCGCCGATCTGGCGCTGCTGACGAGCAGTTGGGAGTCGCGCTCCGTCCTCGCCCAGGAGGCGCTCTACGCGCGCGTGCCGCTCGTCGCGACCCGGGTCGGCGGCATCCCCGACCTCGTCGGCGACGCGGCCGCACTCGTTCCGTACGGCGACCCGGAGGCGCTCGCCGGCACCGTCGTCCACCTCCTCGCCGACCCGGAGCGGTGCCAGGAGCTGCGGGAGGCGGGGGTGCGGCAGGCGGCCGGCTGGCCGACCGAGGACGAGACGGTCGCCCAAGTGCTCAGTGTCTACGACGAGTTGACGCAGCCCCGGCCGCTGGCCTGACCGGGCCCCCTACGGCACGTGGCGGCGGGCGCGCAGCGCGAGGCTCAACGCCAGGACCGTCTGCGGGTCGTCGAGGTCGGTGCCGAGCAACTCGCCGATGCGGGCGAGGCGGTTGTAGAGGGTCTGCCGGTTCAGATGCAGCTCGCGGGCCGTCTCCGCCTTGCGCCCTGCGTGCGCCAGGTACGTCTCCAGGGTCGGCAGCAGCGGCGGCCTGGAGCGGCGGTCGTGGTCGCGCAGCGGGCCGATCGCGCGGTCCACGAACGCGGCGAGGTCCGGGTGGTCGCGCAGCCGCCACAGGAGGAGGTCGATGTCGAGGCGCCGGGCGTCGTACCAGGGGCGGTCCGTGAGCCCCTGAGCCGCTGTCGCCGTCTCCGCCGCGTGCCGCAGGCCCGCCGACGCGGCCGCCCAGCCGCCCGCCACGCCGACCACCACGACCGGCGGCGGCGAGCCCGGCCGGCGCATCCCGGCCCGCTCCACCCCTGCCCGGAGCGCCGCCGCCACCCGGTCAGCGACCGCCGCCCGCTCCGCCTCCGCGCGCAGCCCCAGCAGCACCAGCACCCGGCCCTCCACCGGCCGCACACCCAGCAGCACTGGCACCCCCACCGCGGCCAGCTCCTCCGAGACCGCCCGCGCCAGCACCGCCCAGCCCCCGCCCGGGGAAAGGGAGTCACCCATCCGCATCACCACCGGCAGCAGCGGGCTGTCGCCGGGCTTGAAGCCGAGCACCCGGGCCTGCGCCGGGGCGTCCTGCGCCGAGATGCGGCCCTCGGCGAGATCGGTGAGGAAGTCACCGCGTCCGCGCGCCGCGAGCTCCTCCTCCTGCCGGGCCTGCATCAGCACCACGGCCAGGATGCCCGCGGCCCGCTCGGCGGCGATCCGGTGCACCGGCGCCAGCGGTGAGCGCACCGGCAGCAGCACGAGCCGGGCGCGCACCGAGCCCGCCGTACCCAGGCCGCCGCCGGGCACGTCCACGAGCACCGAACCGGCGGGCGGCGGCGCCTCCTTGTGCGGGCCGCGCAGCCCCTCCCACACCTGGAGCGGATCCGCGCCCTCGGGCCCTTCCCCGGCGGCGTACAGCAGCCGGGCGTCGGCGGTCTCCAGGAACACCGGGTTGCCGCTGAAGTCCGCCAGAATGCCCAGTACCTGCGGCACCCCGCCACCTCCCAGCAGGGCCTCGGTGCAGCGGCGGTGCACCTCCTCGGCACGCTGGAGAAGCGCGTAGTGGCCGTTGACGATCTCGGTGTGGATCTCCTCGGTCACCGTCACGAACGGCACTTCGCGGTGCAGCTGGACCAGCGGCAGCCCGGCAGCGCGGGCGGTGTCCACGAGGGCCGCGGGCAGCCGGGTGAAGCGCGGGCCCAGCTCCACCACCAGGGCGGCGATCCCGCGCTCGGCGAGCGTGCGCACGAACGCCCGCTGCTCGGCCGGGCGGGTGCCGAGGCCGTAGCCCGTGGTGAGCAGCAGTTCGCCGCCCTTGAGCAGCGAGGCGATGTTCGGCACCTCGCCCGCGTGCACCCAGCGCACGGTCCGCCCCAGCCGGTCGGCACCCGCCAGGATCTCCGGCAGTCCGCTGCGCAGTCCGGGCAGCTCAAGGGCCCGCTGCACGGTGATCCCGGCGCCCTGGGTGTCGAGTCGGTGGTCCGTACGGCTGTCCATGCAGCGGACGCTACCTGCGGGAACGTTCTCAGGACAGCTCCGGGTCACACCGGCTTGACGGTGTGGTTGAACCGGAAGACGTTGTCGGGGTCGTACGCCCGCTTGACCTTCTCCAGGCGCAGCGTGTTCCCGGCGCCGAGGCCCGCCCGGACCCGCTCGGGGCCCTCGTCACCGATGAGGGTGAGGCAGACGTCCCCGGTGCTCCAGGGGCGTACGTCGGCGCACACGTCCCGCACCCAGGCCCGGTTCGGTTCGTCGTCGGCGGGGTCCGCCCAGCAGGCGAAGGGGTGCACGGTCCACAGTGCGTCCCGGTACGGCACCGGGTAGGCGCGCGGGCCGGTGGCGATCGCGCCGCCGAGCGGAAGGAGCGTGAGCCGGCCCGCGCTCGGCACCGGCATGTCCGCCGCGCGGGCGCAGAGGACGTCCACGGCCGCGTCGGGCAGACCGCCCAGGCACTCCGCCGACCCGTCGCCGCGCAGTCCGGCAGGCGGGTACGGCAGCTCCAGCGCCTGGGCACCGCACAGGTCCGTCTCGTGCGGCAGCGCCAGCAGGGGCGCGGCGAGCTCACGCAGGCCGCCCGCGCCGCCCGCGTACGTCAGCAGGGCACCGCACCGCGCCGGCGGACCGGCCAGGTACAGCACGGCCCCGCCCAGCTCCTGCGGACCGGTGCGGATCAGCTCGCGGAAGGTGCGGACCACGTCCGGGCCGGACTCCGGCGGGTACAGCGGCAGCGCGACCGAGAACTCGGGCAGTTCGTGCACCTCCAGGGTGAGCGCCGTCGCCACACCGAAGTTGCCGCCCGCGCCGTGCAGCGCCCAGAACAGCTCCGGGTTCTCGTCGTCGTTCGCGTGCACCCGTTCGGCGTCGGCGGTCACCAGCTCCACACCGATGAGGTCGTCGACGGCGAGCCCGAAGACGCGGTCCAGCCGGCCGGTGCCGCCGCCGAGGACAGAGCCGGCGACTCCCGCACCCGGGGCGTGGCATCCGGTGGCCGCGAGGCCGTAGGGCCGCAGCGTCCGGTCCAGGTCGCTCATCGTGGCCCCGCCCTCGACCCGGACCGCCTCGGCCGCCGGGTCGACGACGACCGCGCGCATCCTGCGCAGATCCACCACCAGCGCGCCGTCGACCAGGGTGCCCGCCAGACCGTGCCCGCCGCCGCGGACCGCGATGTGCAGGTCCAGGTCGCGGGCGAAGCGTACCGCCTGGACCACGTCGGCCGCGTCCGCGCACTGCGCGATCACGGCCGGACGCCGGTCGATCCTCGCGTTGACGACGGCCCGGGCCTCGTCGTAGCCCGGGTCGCCCGGGGCGAACACCTCGCCGGCCAGATCCGCACGGAGCGCGGCGAGGGCCCTGTGGGCTGTGGAACGGGAAGCCATGACAGCCCCCTTCCGAGCAGGGTGCTGCTGTTCAGCCTAGGCGGATCGCTCAGCCGCCGTACGCCCCCGAAGCCGTCAGCCGCAGTGCCGTGTCGATCAGCGGCACGTGGCTGAACGCCTGCGGGAAGTTGCCGACCTGGCGCTGCAGGCGCGGGTCCCACTCCTCGGCGAGCAGGCCGAGGTCGTTGCGCAGGTCGAGGAGCTTCTCGAAGAGCTTGCGCGCCTCGTCCACGCGGCCGATCATCGCCAGGTCGTCCGCCATCCAGAACGAGCAGGCCAGGAAGGCGCCCTCGTCGCCCGGCAGGCCGTCGACGCCCTCGTTGTCGCCCTCCGTGGGGTACCGCAGGATGAACCCGTCCGCGGTGGACAGCTCGCGCTGGATCGCCTCGATCGTGCCGATCACCCGCTTGTCGTCCGGCGGCAGGAAACCCATCTGCGGGATCAGCAGCAGCGAGGCGTCCAGCTCCTGGGAGCCGTAGGACTGGGTGAAGGTGTTGCGCTCCTTGTCG encodes:
- a CDS encoding FAD-binding oxidoreductase, which encodes MASRSTAHRALAALRADLAGEVFAPGDPGYDEARAVVNARIDRRPAVIAQCADAADVVQAVRFARDLDLHIAVRGGGHGLAGTLVDGALVVDLRRMRAVVVDPAAEAVRVEGGATMSDLDRTLRPYGLAATGCHAPGAGVAGSVLGGGTGRLDRVFGLAVDDLIGVELVTADAERVHANDDENPELFWALHGAGGNFGVATALTLEVHELPEFSVALPLYPPESGPDVVRTFRELIRTGPQELGGAVLYLAGPPARCGALLTYAGGAGGLRELAAPLLALPHETDLCGAQALELPYPPAGLRGDGSAECLGGLPDAAVDVLCARAADMPVPSAGRLTLLPLGGAIATGPRAYPVPYRDALWTVHPFACWADPADDEPNRAWVRDVCADVRPWSTGDVCLTLIGDEGPERVRAGLGAGNTLRLEKVKRAYDPDNVFRFNHTVKPV
- a CDS encoding PucR family transcriptional regulator; protein product: MDSRTDHRLDTQGAGITVQRALELPGLRSGLPEILAGADRLGRTVRWVHAGEVPNIASLLKGGELLLTTGYGLGTRPAEQRAFVRTLAERGIAALVVELGPRFTRLPAALVDTARAAGLPLVQLHREVPFVTVTEEIHTEIVNGHYALLQRAEEVHRRCTEALLGGGGVPQVLGILADFSGNPVFLETADARLLYAAGEGPEGADPLQVWEGLRGPHKEAPPPAGSVLVDVPGGGLGTAGSVRARLVLLPVRSPLAPVHRIAAERAAGILAVVLMQARQEEELAARGRGDFLTDLAEGRISAQDAPAQARVLGFKPGDSPLLPVVMRMGDSLSPGGGWAVLARAVSEELAAVGVPVLLGVRPVEGRVLVLLGLRAEAERAAVADRVAAALRAGVERAGMRRPGSPPPVVVVGVAGGWAAASAGLRHAAETATAAQGLTDRPWYDARRLDIDLLLWRLRDHPDLAAFVDRAIGPLRDHDRRSRPPLLPTLETYLAHAGRKAETARELHLNRQTLYNRLARIGELLGTDLDDPQTVLALSLALRARRHVP
- the recN gene encoding DNA repair protein RecN; the protein is MVCSVLEEMRIRSLGVIDDAVVELSPGFTAVTGETGAGKTMVVTSLGLLLGGRADPALVRIGAGKAVVEGRITVPSGAPVVVRAEEAGAELDDGALLISRTVSAEGRSRAHVGGRSVPVGLLAELADELVAVHGQTDQQGLLKLSRQRQALDRYAGDAVAVPLAKYAEAYRRLRAVAAELEEITTRARERAQEADMLRYGLDEIAGVEPRAGEDVELAEEAERLGHAEALSSAATAAHAALAGNPEDPEGIDASTLVAGAHRALEAVRAHDPALAALADRIGEIGILLGDVAGELAGYADDLDADPLRLAAVEERRAALNALTRKYGDDIDAVLAWAERSAARLTELDGDDERIGELAAERDALRTELGGLAQALTDARTEAAQRFAAAVTAELASLAMPHARVSFDIRQTEDPDGVEVGGRPVAYGPSGADEVELLLAPHPGAPPRPIAKGASGGELSRVMLAVEVVFAGTDPVPTYLFDEVDAGVGGKAAVEIGRRLAKLAKSAQVVVVTHLPQVAAFADRQLLVEKTNDGSVTRSGVKVLEGEERIRELSRMLAGQEDSETARAHAEELLATARADL
- a CDS encoding NAD kinase: MTQNLARTVFLLAHTGRPAAIRSAELVVKGLLRHGIGVRVLEEEARDLPLPEEVGLVKEATPDCLDGCELLIVLGGDGTLLRGAEFARASGVPMLGVNLGRVGFLAEAERDDLDRVVDRVVARSYEVEERMTVDVVVHRNGDIVHTDWALNEAAVQKAGAEKLLEVVLEIDGRPVTGFGCDGVVLSTPTGSTAYAFSAGGPVVWPEVEALLMVPISAHALFAKPLVTSPDSVLAVEVLPHIPPGVLWCDGRRTVELPPGARVEVRRGAVPVRLARLHHSSFTDRLVAKFALPTTGWRGAPHHSTE
- a CDS encoding glycosyltransferase family 4 protein — its product is MSPLSSNAPHGQSPLRTVQVLGGGNAGSSAHVRSLAEGLVARGVRVTVCAPVEADRVYDFTGAGAEHVHVPRSSDPVSVAALRAACAGADLVHAHGLHASFRSVLALSGRRTPLVVTWHDRARAEGPRAHMLRLLERRVVRTAAVVLGTSSDLVDRARRTGARDARLAAAGLPGPRTPADRDDPDRLRAKIRAELGATGRPLLIAVGSLDRHRGYDVLLDAARAWRQLDPVPQVVIAGEGPLRPQLARRIEDEELPVRLIGRREDVPELLAAADLALLTSSWESRSVLAQEALYARVPLVATRVGGIPDLVGDAAALVPYGDPEALAGTVVHLLADPERCQELREAGVRQAAGWPTEDETVAQVLSVYDELTQPRPLA